Proteins found in one Patescibacteria group bacterium genomic segment:
- a CDS encoding YfhO family protein, producing the protein MSKIKKFWPIILIAFLIIVFFWKFFFKGLIPFPADFIVGVYYPWLDYNWGFPTGVPVKNPLLADVPSLFYPLKSFIADLFRQGKLPLWNPLQFGGYPLLANFQSGALNPTNLFYLFLSKPYAWAWQTVLQPLLIAIFTYLFLRNLKLTKIASIFGGMIFAFSGFSLIWLEYNIHGYVIVFIPLLLFLLDRWLEKKQLIWGLFLSLALSLQIFMGYPQVVIYTLALLLFYFWFRLDFKIFNRDSIKTHLILGILVLLGLTLSAVQLIPGWELFSLSQRVEEGVSGGLEVAFLPWQQLITLIAPDFFGNPATYNYWGPGNYTNGVGYSGIIGLILAMVVVFRSQRKRLVYFFGGLFIGSLILALPTPIAKVVSNLGFLGLKAATATRILCLTNFSIAVLAALAVESIVSEKKKIRIARIPLVFGLIILGLMIGIFLSRQIMPFSLNEVVNLKVSLRNLILPLALSVATLALLWLLRVSFLKKLSIWLLFFLLVFELFRFGWKFTPFSEARIIFPTTPVLEFLQEQKKPVRINTGDAIPISMWMPYGLESASGYDAVYPERWARLINVINGGKVARMMGRYGAIEKYDSQLFDLTNTCFILAVKQIKEGGRYVPDKTGKPGSLFQLAKFNKVFEDGTVEVLENSQCLPRAFMVYSYRVESDPEKIINLLGSSDFDLSNEIILEKEPESEIEKELEVPKEKEEIVWLEYEPGQEIIQLENENPGWLFLVDSFYPGWKVFIDDKETLIYRANFAFRAIFVPAGKHKIRFIYDPLSFRIGLAVSLISLIILGGLFLYETKNRRRASPKYSS; encoded by the coding sequence ATGTCTAAGATTAAAAAGTTTTGGCCGATTATTTTAATTGCGTTCTTGATAATCGTCTTTTTCTGGAAGTTCTTCTTCAAGGGATTAATTCCTTTTCCAGCTGATTTTATTGTTGGTGTCTATTATCCTTGGCTCGATTACAATTGGGGATTTCCTACTGGCGTTCCGGTTAAAAATCCGCTCTTAGCTGATGTTCCTTCGCTTTTCTATCCACTCAAGAGTTTTATAGCTGACTTGTTTAGACAGGGAAAATTGCCTTTATGGAACCCCTTGCAATTTGGTGGTTATCCTTTGTTAGCCAACTTTCAGAGCGGAGCTTTAAATCCGACTAATTTGTTTTATCTGTTCTTGTCTAAGCCTTACGCCTGGGCATGGCAAACAGTACTCCAACCCTTATTAATTGCTATTTTTACCTATTTGTTCCTAAGAAATTTGAAGTTGACCAAAATTGCCTCGATTTTTGGAGGAATGATTTTTGCTTTTTCTGGATTCTCCTTGATTTGGCTGGAATATAATATTCATGGTTATGTTATTGTTTTTATTCCGCTACTTTTGTTTTTATTAGATAGATGGTTAGAGAAGAAACAGCTGATTTGGGGACTGTTCTTAAGTTTGGCTTTATCTCTTCAGATTTTTATGGGTTATCCCCAGGTGGTTATTTATACTTTAGCCTTACTTTTGTTCTATTTTTGGTTTAGGCTTGATTTCAAGATTTTTAACCGGGATTCGATTAAAACACATCTGATTTTGGGAATATTGGTTTTATTGGGTTTAACTCTCAGTGCGGTTCAGCTAATCCCTGGCTGGGAATTATTTTCTCTCTCCCAGCGAGTGGAAGAAGGAGTTTCGGGGGGGCTTGAGGTTGCTTTTTTACCTTGGCAGCAACTGATTACCTTAATTGCGCCTGATTTTTTTGGTAATCCAGCTACTTATAACTATTGGGGTCCGGGAAATTATACCAATGGGGTTGGCTATTCGGGAATAATTGGCTTGATTTTAGCAATGGTGGTTGTTTTTAGAAGTCAAAGAAAAAGGTTAGTTTATTTCTTTGGTGGGTTGTTTATTGGTTCTCTTATCCTAGCTTTGCCCACACCAATTGCTAAGGTCGTTAGTAATTTGGGTTTTTTAGGTTTAAAAGCAGCAACGGCAACAAGAATTCTTTGTTTGACTAATTTTTCTATTGCAGTCTTAGCTGCGCTGGCGGTTGAATCAATTGTTAGTGAAAAAAAGAAAATTCGAATCGCGAGGATTCCGCTAGTTTTTGGTCTGATTATTTTGGGATTGATGATTGGGATTTTTCTTTCTCGGCAAATTATGCCTTTTTCTTTAAATGAGGTAGTTAATCTTAAAGTCAGCCTGCGAAATTTAATCTTACCGCTTGCTTTATCGGTTGCTACTTTAGCACTTTTATGGCTGTTGAGGGTTAGCTTTTTAAAAAAGCTTTCAATTTGGCTCCTTTTTTTCTTGCTTGTTTTTGAGCTTTTTCGTTTTGGTTGGAAATTTACTCCCTTTTCAGAAGCAAGAATAATTTTTCCAACTACGCCGGTTTTAGAATTTCTTCAGGAACAAAAGAAACCGGTAAGGATTAATACCGGCGATGCGATTCCTATTAGTATGTGGATGCCTTATGGGTTAGAATCGGCTTCGGGCTATGATGCTGTTTATCCCGAGAGATGGGCTCGGTTAATTAATGTTATTAACGGAGGTAAGGTTGCTAGAATGATGGGTCGATACGGGGCAATTGAGAAATATGACTCTCAGTTATTCGATTTGACCAACACCTGTTTTATCCTAGCGGTTAAACAGATTAAAGAAGGAGGAAGGTATGTCCCTGATAAAACTGGGAAACCAGGAAGTTTGTTTCAATTAGCAAAATTTAATAAAGTTTTTGAAGACGGAACAGTTGAGGTTTTAGAGAATAGCCAGTGTCTTCCAAGAGCTTTTATGGTTTATAGTTATCGGGTTGAATCTGACCCAGAAAAGATAATTAACCTCTTAGGTAGTTCAGACTTTGATTTAAGCAATGAGATTATCTTGGAAAAAGAGCCAGAATCAGAAATTGAAAAGGAATTAGAGGTCCCTAAAGAAAAAGAAGAAATTGTTTGGCTTGAATATGAGCCAGGTCAAGAGATAATTCAATTAGAAAATGAAAACCCAGGTTGGCTTTTTTTGGTTGACAGTTTTTATCCTGGTTGGAAAGTCTTTATAGACGACAAAGAAACACTGATTTATCGTGCCAATTTTGCTTTTCGGGCAATTTTTGTGCCGGCAGGTAAACATAAAATTCGCTTTATTTATGATCCTCTATCATTTAGAATAGGACTGGCAGTTTCATTGATTAGCCTGATTATTCTAGGAGGACTTTTTCTTTATGAAACCAAAAACCGCCGCCGAGCTTCACCAAAATATTCCTCCT